Proteins encoded by one window of Fusarium graminearum PH-1 chromosome 1, whole genome shotgun sequence:
- a CDS encoding peptidyl-prolyl isomerase CWC27, whose amino-acid sequence MSAIYNLEPQPTASVIIHTTRGELSVELFAKQAPLTCRNFLQLALDGYYDNTIFHRLVPGFILQGGDPTGTGNGGESIYDGGAFSGDLDPWPMDQRMGKNAGPTGINFKDEFHSRLKFNRRGLLGSANESRPDTNSSQFFFTLDTAEELNGKNTMFGRIAGDTVYNLAKMGEGEVDEATERPTYPVKIERIEILINPFEDMKKRSRVAAVAPSKTTTTKDKKKKRKGGKQLLSFGDDEGDDEMPVLKKKKFDPRIVMEAPEEAPEQDEVRSKPTKAKKERASEKRVSIAQEEQDNSDQTTPREPPKEVRQKPAPPVKMEIEDESPEPEAPRKTALERANEEMAALKASMRRTIHSEEPVKEKKKSALESMIPETSMRGRKRRPGAANTSAADDAKALRMLKAFQSRLEKAPPEKENEPAARETTKDGEDAQAGDEEAELCDLHFIANCQSCTSWDKQEKDESDDEGWMSHALSFAADKLGKDLSNRRKAEEELVVIDPREKARTLKDEKKAARDARQGNSGRAWDQARDAARNAKMAQAASLAGRGAK is encoded by the coding sequence ATGTCGGCGATCTACAATCTCGAACCGCAACCCACTGCGTCCGTCATTATCCACACCACTCGAGGCGAACTCTCTGTCGAGCTGTTCGCCAAACAAGCGCCGTTGACATGTCGCAACTTCTTACAACTAGCCCTCGACGGCTACTACGATAACACGATATTCCACCGATTGGTTCCTGGCTTCATTCTGCAGGGTGGCGATCCCACCGGCACTGGCAACGGCGGAGAGTCGATTTACGATGGAGGCGCATTCAGCGGTGATCTGGATCCTTGGCCCATGGACCAGCGCATGGGCAAGAACGCAGGGCCAACAGGAATCAATTTCAAGGATGAATTCCATTCGCGTCTCAAATTTAATCGCCGAGGCCTACTGGGTTCCGCGAACGAATCGCGCCCGGATACAAACAGCAGTCAGTTCTTCTTCACCCTCGACACGGCTGAGGAATTGAATGGAAAAAACACCATGTTTGGACGAATTGCTGGCGATACGGTCTACAATTTGGCGAAAATGGGCGAAGGAGAAGTGGATGAAGCTACAGAACGCCCAACATACCCGGTCAAGATCGAGCGCATAGAAATCTTGATAAACCCATTTGAAGATATGAAGAAGCGATCTCGAGTTGCTGCCGTTGCGCCGTCTaaaacaaccacaaccaaagataaaaagaagaagcgaaaaGGCGGGAAACAACTGCTGAGCTTTGGCGACGACGAAGGCGACGACGAAATGCCTGTgctaaagaagaagaaatttGATCCCAGAATCGTTATGGAAGCGCCGGAGGAAGCTCCGGAGCAAGACGAAGTTCGCAGCAAACCaacaaaggccaagaaggagcgaGCATCGGAAAAAAGAGTGTCAATCGCtcaagaggaacaagataACTCAGATCAGACCACCCCCCGCGAGCCACCCAAGGAGGTTCGGCAAAAACCTGCCCCAcctgtcaagatggagatcGAGGACGAATCACCTGAACCGGAAGCCCCCCGAAAGACAGCATTGGAGCGAGCCAATGAAGAGATGGCAGCACTCAAGGCGTCCATGCGACGAACGATACACTCTGAAGAACCcgtgaaggagaagaagaagtctgcGCTGGAATCTATGATCCCCGAAACATCAATGAGGGGACGAAAACGACGACCAGGAGCGGCCAACACTTCAGCAGCGGACGACGCTAAAGCGCTCCGCATGCTCAAAGCCTTTCAGTCAAGATTGGAGAAGGCACCTCcagagaaagagaatgaaCCAGCGGCTCGTGAAACTACCAAGGATGGGGAAGACGCGCAAGCTGGGGACGAGGAAGCTGAGTTGTGTGATCTGCACTTCATCGCAAATTGCCAAAGTTGCACGTCATGGGATAAGCAAGAAAAGGATGagagcgacgacgagggtTGGATGTCGCATGCTCTCAGCTTTGCGGCAGATAAACTCGGTAAGGATCTAAGCAACCGTAGAAaggcggaggaggagctcGTTGTGATTGATCCACGCGAGAAGGCTCGGACtctcaaggatgagaagaaggcagctAGGGACGCACGACAAGGAAACTCGGGTCGAGCGTGGGATCAAGCACGAGATGCAGCAAGgaatgccaagatggcacaAGCCGCCTCGCTTGCAGGACGCGGAGCAAAATGA